In Sparus aurata chromosome 2, fSpaAur1.1, whole genome shotgun sequence, a single genomic region encodes these proteins:
- the LOC115570978 gene encoding olfactory receptor 11A1-like, producing MKTNSTQVSYFTLSAYFDTGLIKYLYFMIVMCLYILIVCANVFLIVVICMNRSLHEPMYMFLCSLFVNELYGSSGLFPFLLTQILSDIHTVSASFCFLQIFCVYSYVCVEYFNLAAMSYDRYLAICCPLQYNTRMTPKTVAVLIALTWIFPFLAIVALISLSAPLQLCGNIINRVYCGNYAVVKLACSDTRLQNIYGLFYTFVSVIMPLFLIICTYIEILKVCFSGSKQNRQKAVSTCTPHLASLLNFSFGVCFQILQSRFDMSSVPDMLAILLSLYFLTCQPLFTPLLYGLKMSKIFNICKRLLCGDVSVTNRLFPSNNKE from the coding sequence ATGAAGACAAACTCTACACAGGTCTCATATTTCACTCTGAGTGCCTACTTTGACACTGGGCTCATAAAATATCTCTATTTCATGATTgttatgtgtttatatattctAATTGTTTGTGCTAATGTATTTCTCATCGTGGTTATCTGTATGAACAGGAGCTTACATGAACCTATGTACATGTTCCTGTGCagtctgtttgtaaatgaactgTATGGTAGTTCAGGGTTGTTTCCGTTCCTTCTGACTCAGATTCTCTCTGACATTCACACTGTTTctgcttcattttgtttcttGCAGATTTTCTGTGTGTATTCGTACGTGTGTGTTGAATATTTCAATTTAGCTGCCATGTCTTATGACAGATATCTTGCTATCTGTTGTCCTCTGCAGTATAACACTCGTATGACACCTAAAACAGTGGCTGTGCTTATTGCTCTGACATGGATTTTCCCCTTTCTTGCGATTGTTGCACTGATATCACTGAGCGctcctctgcagctgtgtgggAACATCATTAACAGAGTTTACTGTGGAAACTACGCTGTTGTTAAACTTGCCTGCTCTGACACCAGACTACAAAACATTTACGGTCTCTTTTACACTTTTGTCTCTGTCATCATGCCTCTATTTTTAATCATCTGCACTTACATTGAGATTCTTAAAGTTTGTTTCTCTGGTTCCAAACAGAACCGACAGAAAGCCGTCAGTACCTGCACTCCTCACCTCGCCTCCCTGCTCAACTTCTCctttggtgtttgttttcagatCTTACAGAGCAGGTTTGATATGAGCAGTGTTCCTGATATGTTGGCCATTTTATTATCACTGTACTTCCTGACATGCCAGCCTCTCTTCACTCCACTGCTGTACGGgctgaaaatgtccaaaatattCAACATATGTAAGCGTTTGCTGTGTGGTGACGTCTCGGTCACCAACAGACTGTTTCCATCCAATAATAAGGAATAA